TCGTTGCCTATGCCGTGAGTTACGCCATTGGCGAGGAGTTTCATTTCGGCAATATCGCCGTCCACCGCGATTTTCGTCGGCGAGGCTATGGCGAGGTTTTGCTCTGGATGAGTCTGCACATTGGCGTGGAATTGGATTGCTCGGAAGTGCATTTAGAAGTTCGTCGCAGTAACACTTCGGCGATTCGGCTTTATCAAAAATTTGGTTTTGAAATTTACGGCGTGAGGAAAAATTATTATCAGCAGGAGAACGAAGACGCCTTTCTGATGAGAAAGGAAATAAATTGGGAGTTGCCCTATGGCATGGTTTAAGAGAAAAAATTTCGGTTTAATTCCTCAGAAGAAGAAAGACCTTCCCGGGGGACTGTGGCTCAAATGCGAGAAGTGCGGGGAAATTATTTACAAAAAAGAATTAGATCGACATCTGTACGTTTGCTGGAAATGCGGTCACCATTTCCGGCTGGTGGCAAAAATGTACGTGCAGATTTTGCTGGATGAAGGTTCTTTCGAGGAATTTAACGCTCACATCACATCCAAAGACCCGCTGAAATTTAAAGCCGCAAAAAAGTACAGCGACCAGCTCAAAAATAGCATGAAAAAAGCCGGGTCAAATGAGGCGGTCATCACCGGTTTCGGAAAAATTGACGGCATGCCTGTCGTGATGTGCGTGATGAATTTTTCCTTCATCGGCGGGAGCATGGGTTCTGTTGTTGGCGAAAAAATAGCCCGGGCTACGCGCGAGGCAATCAAAAGTCGGCTGCCGTTAATTATCATTTCCGCCTCCGGAGGCGCGCGCATGATGGAAGGGGCGCTTTCCCTGATGCAAATGGCAAAAACATCGGCGTATTTGGCAAAATTATCCGATGAAAAATTACCGTTCATTTCTATTGTGACCAATCCGACCACCGGCGGCGTGTCCGCAAGTTACGCCATGTTGGGCGACGTCGTCATTGCCGAACCGGGCGCGCTCATCGGCTTTGCCGGTCCGCGAGTCATCAAACAAACTATCGGACAGGATTTGCCCGAAGGTTTTCAAACGGCGGAATTTTTGCTGCAGCATGGCTTCATCGACGCCATTTACAAAAGGACTGAATTGAAAGAGAAGTTGGCTTTATTAATAAAATTTTTTACAAAAAACGGAAAGAGCGAAAATCGAATAGATGAAAAAAATGAAAATTTTGCTTACTAATGACGACGGAATTAACGCGCCGGGTTTGTACGCCTTGTACGAAGAAATGAAAAAAGAGGGCGAGGTTTTTGTCGTCGCGCCGGACAGCGAAAAGAGCGCTGTCGGTCACGCGATTACGCTCTCAGATCCGCTGCGCGTGACAAATTTTGTCAAAAACAGTGATTTTTTCGGCTATTCCGTCAATGGCACGCCTTCCGATTGCGTCAAACTGGCGTACTGGGCGTTGGACATTCGACCTGATATTTTAATTTCCGGCATTAATTTGGGATCGAATACCGGCATTAACATTATTTATTCGGGTACAGTGTCTGCTGCGACAGAGGGTATGTTTCTGAACATTCCTTCTTTTGCCATTTCTTTGACAACTTTTACTCACCCGAATTTCAAAATAGCGGCACGTTTTGCGAGAAAGTTATCGCGGATTGTTTTGAAAAACGGCCTCCCCAAAGGGACATTGCTCAACGTGAATGTGCCGGCTGTGGATGACGAACGAGAAATCAGCGGCATTCAGATTACAAAACAGGGCAAAGCGCATTATCGCGAGGAATTTGACAAGCGCAGCGATCCGCACAATCGCGTCTATTATTGGCTCACGGGTCAGAAGGTCGAATTGGAAGAAGAAGACAACGTCGATGACCGGGCTATTTTAAACAACAAAATTTCCATCACACCGATTCATTTTGATTTGACGGATTACGTTGCCATGGAAAAGTTGGAAAAGTGGGACTTCAAGGATCTGATGCGAGAGAAAAGTGAATGACTGCGCCGGTGGAAATGATTCTTGTTTTGGATTTCGGATCGCAATACACACAACTCATTGCGCGCCGGATTCGTGAACAGCATGTTTATTCGGAAATTAAGCCGTTCGATATTTCTCTCGAAGAAATCAAACGGATGAAGCCCAAGGGGATTATTTTCTCCGGTGGGCCGGCTTCCGTTTATCAAAAAAATGCGCCGCTCGTTGCTGCGGAACTATTCGCGTTGGGGATTCCTGTTTTGGGAATTTGCTACGGATTGCAACTCGTCTGCCATCTTTTGGGCGGAAAAGTGGCTCGCGCTAACGAGAGGGAGTATGGTCACGCTCAATTGGAAATCTTGAAATACGATCCGATTTTTTCCGGAATAAATTTTCCGACAAAAGTTTGGATGAGTCACGGCGATCGCGTGGATGAAATTCCTGGTGATTTTGATGTGTTGGCGAAAACTGACAATTCCCCTTTTGCGGTCATCAAACACAACGAAAAGCAAATTTACGGGCTTCAATTTCACCCGGAAGTGGCGCACACGGATCAGGGCAGACAGCTTTTGCGCAATTTTGTGTTTGAAATTGCTCACTGCCGCGGCGATTGGACGCCGCGATCGTTCATTGCTCAGTCCATTGCATCGATCAGAAAGCAGGCCGGCGACGCGAATGTGATCTGCGGCCTGTCCGGCGGCGTTGATTCTTCTGTCGCGGCGGTTTTGGTTCACAGAGCCATTGGCGATCAGTTGACCTGCGTTTTCGTGAACAACGGACTTTTGAGATTGGGCGAAGACACAGAGGTACGAGACGTATTTGAAAAATATTTTAAAATGAATTTCAAATATGTGGATGCCACGGAAAATTTTCTTTCGCGTCTCCGCGGCGTGGTCAATCCCGAGGAGAAGCGAAAAATCATCGGCGATGAATTTATAAAAACTTTTGAAAGAGTGGCGTTGTCGCTTGAAAAT
This portion of the Calditrichota bacterium genome encodes:
- the rimI gene encoding ribosomal protein S18-alanine N-acetyltransferase, whose product is MDFKKVHFKKLIESPQQKNEVDFRWFAAAGKGIIFSLENGDEFFVRRMEANDVPDVLEIERATFSSAWSDAGFFYRLHERKFNVSLVGFVGNKLVAYAVSYAIGEEFHFGNIAVHRDFRRRGYGEVLLWMSLHIGVELDCSEVHLEVRRSNTSAIRLYQKFGFEIYGVRKNYYQQENEDAFLMRKEINWELPYGMV
- a CDS encoding acetyl-CoA carboxylase carboxyltransferase subunit beta, which translates into the protein MAWFKRKNFGLIPQKKKDLPGGLWLKCEKCGEIIYKKELDRHLYVCWKCGHHFRLVAKMYVQILLDEGSFEEFNAHITSKDPLKFKAAKKYSDQLKNSMKKAGSNEAVITGFGKIDGMPVVMCVMNFSFIGGSMGSVVGEKIARATREAIKSRLPLIIISASGGARMMEGALSLMQMAKTSAYLAKLSDEKLPFISIVTNPTTGGVSASYAMLGDVVIAEPGALIGFAGPRVIKQTIGQDLPEGFQTAEFLLQHGFIDAIYKRTELKEKLALLIKFFTKNGKSENRIDEKNENFAY
- the surE gene encoding 5'/3'-nucleotidase SurE encodes the protein MKILLTNDDGINAPGLYALYEEMKKEGEVFVVAPDSEKSAVGHAITLSDPLRVTNFVKNSDFFGYSVNGTPSDCVKLAYWALDIRPDILISGINLGSNTGINIIYSGTVSAATEGMFLNIPSFAISLTTFTHPNFKIAARFARKLSRIVLKNGLPKGTLLNVNVPAVDDEREISGIQITKQGKAHYREEFDKRSDPHNRVYYWLTGQKVELEEEDNVDDRAILNNKISITPIHFDLTDYVAMEKLEKWDFKDLMREKSE
- the guaA gene encoding glutamine-hydrolyzing GMP synthase, yielding MTAPVEMILVLDFGSQYTQLIARRIREQHVYSEIKPFDISLEEIKRMKPKGIIFSGGPASVYQKNAPLVAAELFALGIPVLGICYGLQLVCHLLGGKVARANEREYGHAQLEILKYDPIFSGINFPTKVWMSHGDRVDEIPGDFDVLAKTDNSPFAVIKHNEKQIYGLQFHPEVAHTDQGRQLLRNFVFEIAHCRGDWTPRSFIAQSIASIRKQAGDANVICGLSGGVDSSVAAVLVHRAIGDQLTCVFVNNGLLRLGEDTEVRDVFEKYFKMNFKYVDATENFLSRLRGVVNPEEKRKIIGDEFIKTFERVALSLENSKFLVQGTLYPDVIESVSTRGPSATIKTHHNVGGLPEKMDFELIEPLRELFKDEVREVGRELGLPENIIGRHPFPGPGLAVRILGEITRERLDLLRLADKIFMEELHESGWYDKVWQAFAVLLPIQTVGVMGDERTYESVVALRAVTSEDAMTADWAKLPPELLARVANRIINEVRGINRVVYDISSKPPGTIEWE